One Leptolyngbya sp. NIES-2104 genomic window carries:
- a CDS encoding efflux RND transporter permease subunit, with translation MLNSIVRGSIAQRWLVVLAAILLSLWGLRVMTQMPLDVFPAFAPPQVEIQTEAAGLAPEEVESLVTRPIESAINGTPGLVSLRSASAVGISSVKAVFSWDTDVYRARQLVTERLGRTQSILPQGVNQPEILPVSSPLGWTVKYAFTSDTTPLMEVTRLVGWDIKNRLLAVPGVSNAFIYGGDERQYQVLINPDKLKAFNVSLNDVVKAAQNANVNVPGGFLTTPDQEFLVRGIGRIESIEPLKRSVIKSLNGTPILLEQVAEVKIGAALRRGDGLFRGQRSVILTVTKQPNADTPTVVKAVDAAMEDLKGGLPPDVKFFKTFDQNLFIGLSIENVVAALREGVIIVSVVLIAFLMNWRTVIISLSALPVSLLVGMIALNWTGQGINTMTLGGLVVAIGSVVDDAIVDMENVYRRLRENQLAENPKPALQVVFDGSIEVRTSVLFATIIIVVIFAPIFALSGVEGRIFAPMGLAYLLSILASTVVALTLTPALCALLLANRRLPSAETWLERKVHQIYRPALRFSIRCPKVILTAAIAGFIASLVILPNLGKVFLPEFQDRQLVNSVILFPGESLEATDQAALDFQEVFKNDKRIESMQFRSGFAQGDPDVAGVNFGEMDVEISEEGAKERDKVIEALRKEGEKIPGVVMNIGGFISHRMDDILSGVRSAIAVKIYGAELEQLRTIGQQVQSAMNGIPGLVDLQLEPQVPVKQIQIQFDREAAARYGLSIGELAETIETGLNGRTVSQVLEKQQTFNLVVWLQAQYRNSLDVIGNLLVDTPNNQKIPLSQVAKVVYGEGPSTINRENVSRLIVVSANVSGRDLGSVIQEVRDRVKQVKLPSGYYVEFGGQFQAQEKATQTLIIAGLAAFAVISVLLYFAVKSIPATIMIMVNLPLALIGGVISVAISGGIISVASMVGFITLFGVATRNGLLLVDNYNQQLAQGIPLKQVIVEGSMERLVAILLTALASALGMVPLVIGSGAGKEILQPLAVVVLGGLFTSTALTLLVLPALYSLFGKYMIPKQSDRIDPIDDRISNLNAIEH, from the coding sequence ATGCTCAATTCGATTGTTAGAGGGTCGATCGCGCAACGGTGGTTGGTTGTCCTTGCCGCAATTCTCCTCTCCCTTTGGGGACTGCGAGTGATGACGCAGATGCCCTTAGATGTATTTCCGGCGTTTGCTCCACCCCAAGTCGAAATTCAAACCGAAGCTGCCGGACTCGCACCCGAAGAAGTCGAATCACTTGTCACTCGCCCGATCGAAAGCGCGATTAATGGAACGCCTGGACTGGTTTCTTTACGATCCGCATCTGCCGTCGGAATCTCCTCAGTCAAAGCGGTTTTCAGTTGGGACACGGATGTTTATCGAGCGCGGCAGCTAGTCACCGAACGACTAGGGCGAACACAGAGCATTTTGCCGCAAGGGGTAAATCAGCCAGAAATTTTGCCTGTGAGTTCACCTTTGGGCTGGACAGTAAAATATGCCTTCACTTCAGACACAACGCCGTTGATGGAGGTGACACGCTTAGTAGGATGGGATATCAAAAACCGATTACTAGCAGTTCCGGGAGTCAGTAACGCTTTTATTTATGGAGGGGACGAACGACAGTATCAAGTACTGATTAATCCCGATAAGCTAAAAGCGTTTAATGTGTCGCTCAATGATGTAGTGAAAGCGGCTCAGAATGCAAACGTGAATGTTCCAGGTGGCTTTTTAACAACGCCAGATCAGGAATTCTTAGTGCGGGGGATTGGACGTATTGAATCGATCGAACCGCTTAAGCGATCGGTGATCAAATCGCTGAACGGAACACCAATCTTACTTGAACAAGTTGCAGAAGTGAAGATTGGAGCCGCACTGAGACGAGGCGATGGACTATTTCGCGGTCAGAGATCGGTCATTCTAACCGTAACGAAACAACCGAATGCAGATACGCCCACTGTTGTGAAAGCCGTCGATGCCGCAATGGAAGATCTCAAAGGGGGACTGCCGCCGGATGTGAAATTTTTTAAGACGTTTGATCAGAACTTGTTCATTGGATTGTCGATCGAGAATGTTGTTGCTGCACTACGAGAAGGGGTGATCATCGTTTCGGTTGTGTTGATTGCATTTTTGATGAACTGGCGCACCGTGATTATCAGCTTGAGTGCATTGCCTGTCTCATTGTTAGTTGGCATGATCGCGCTGAACTGGACAGGACAGGGGATTAATACAATGACATTAGGGGGATTAGTCGTTGCGATCGGCTCAGTCGTTGACGATGCGATCGTGGATATGGAAAACGTGTATCGTCGGTTGCGAGAGAATCAGCTTGCAGAAAATCCTAAACCAGCATTGCAGGTTGTGTTTGATGGCTCGATCGAAGTGCGAACCAGTGTGCTATTCGCAACCATTATCATTGTCGTGATCTTCGCGCCGATCTTTGCATTATCTGGCGTTGAAGGGCGAATTTTTGCACCGATGGGACTCGCTTATCTTTTATCGATTTTGGCATCGACGGTTGTCGCATTAACGCTAACACCCGCTTTATGTGCGCTTTTACTTGCGAATCGTCGTTTACCCAGTGCTGAAACTTGGCTTGAACGCAAAGTCCATCAGATTTATCGCCCTGCTTTAAGATTCTCGATTCGCTGTCCTAAAGTCATTCTCACGGCAGCGATCGCAGGGTTTATTGCATCGCTCGTTATCCTCCCGAATTTGGGCAAAGTCTTTCTCCCAGAATTTCAAGATCGTCAGTTAGTGAACTCAGTTATTCTGTTTCCTGGAGAATCCTTAGAAGCAACAGATCAGGCAGCTTTGGATTTTCAAGAAGTGTTCAAGAATGACAAGCGAATTGAGTCAATGCAGTTCCGGTCTGGCTTTGCTCAAGGTGATCCCGATGTCGCAGGCGTGAACTTTGGTGAGATGGATGTCGAGATTAGCGAAGAAGGTGCGAAAGAACGAGACAAAGTGATTGAAGCATTGCGAAAAGAAGGCGAAAAGATTCCAGGAGTCGTGATGAACATCGGTGGCTTTATTTCTCACCGAATGGACGACATTTTATCGGGGGTGAGAAGCGCGATCGCTGTCAAAATCTATGGCGCTGAACTCGAACAACTTCGCACGATCGGGCAGCAAGTTCAATCGGCTATGAATGGGATTCCGGGCTTAGTTGATTTACAGCTTGAACCACAAGTGCCCGTTAAACAGATACAAATTCAGTTCGATCGAGAGGCTGCCGCTCGCTATGGTTTGAGCATCGGAGAACTGGCAGAAACGATCGAGACGGGATTAAACGGGCGTACTGTTTCACAAGTCCTAGAGAAACAGCAAACCTTTAACTTAGTTGTTTGGTTGCAAGCGCAATATCGGAACAGCTTGGATGTGATTGGTAACTTGCTAGTTGATACCCCTAACAATCAAAAGATTCCGCTTTCTCAAGTTGCCAAAGTCGTTTATGGTGAAGGTCCGAGTACGATTAATCGAGAGAACGTTTCGCGCTTGATTGTAGTTTCGGCGAATGTGTCCGGGCGAGATTTAGGTTCAGTGATTCAAGAAGTGCGCGATCGCGTTAAACAAGTTAAATTACCAAGCGGTTACTACGTCGAATTTGGGGGACAGTTCCAAGCCCAGGAAAAAGCAACTCAAACTTTAATCATCGCTGGACTCGCAGCTTTTGCAGTCATTTCAGTTTTGCTGTATTTTGCTGTAAAATCGATTCCGGCAACCATCATGATTATGGTTAACTTACCACTCGCGCTGATCGGAGGCGTGATTTCGGTTGCGATTAGCGGTGGCATCATTTCGGTTGCATCAATGGTAGGTTTTATTACCCTGTTTGGTGTGGCAACTCGAAATGGATTATTGCTAGTCGATAACTACAACCAGCAGTTAGCTCAAGGCATTCCGCTAAAACAAGTGATTGTCGAAGGCTCAATGGAGCGGTTAGTTGCGATTCTATTAACCGCCTTGGCATCAGCATTAGGCATGGTTCCACTAGTGATTGGATCTGGGGCAGGCAAGGAAATTTTGCAGCCCTTAGCTGTGGTTGTACTGGGCGGATTATTTACGTCTACTGCATTGACACTGCTCGTGCTACCTGCTTTGTACTCACTGTTTGGAAAATATATGATTCCAAAGCAGTCTGACAGGATTGACCCGATCGACGATCGTATTTCTAATCTCAATGCTATAGAACACTAA
- a CDS encoding LysR family transcriptional regulator, whose product MELRHLRYFVAVAEELHFGHAAQRLQIAQPPLSQQIRQLEQELGVELLYRTKRTVRLTEAGQAFLQQARQILVQSEQAIEVAQRASRGEVGRLAIGFVGSATCSLLPDVVRSFRRQFPDVRLLLHEMTTSEQLEALHDDRIQIGFLCPPINDAELSVETVLQESFVAVLPEVHPLATQTQLSLASLAEESFILSPRHLGSGFHDQIIRLCQQVGFMPQVTQEAIQMQTILSLVAAELGVALVPASLQTLQRAGVVYKPLEGQTLDVELAMVWRSANSSPVLHQFLAQSRAVT is encoded by the coding sequence ATGGAACTTCGACACTTGCGGTACTTCGTGGCGGTCGCTGAGGAACTTCATTTTGGTCACGCCGCCCAACGACTCCAAATCGCTCAGCCGCCGCTCAGTCAACAAATTCGTCAACTCGAACAAGAACTCGGTGTCGAGTTGCTGTATCGAACGAAGCGAACCGTTCGACTGACTGAAGCAGGACAAGCCTTCTTACAGCAGGCACGACAGATTCTCGTGCAATCTGAGCAAGCGATCGAGGTTGCCCAGCGTGCCAGTCGCGGTGAAGTGGGTCGGTTAGCGATCGGATTTGTGGGATCTGCCACATGTAGCCTACTACCTGATGTCGTGCGGTCATTTCGCCGTCAGTTTCCTGATGTTCGGTTGCTGCTGCATGAAATGACCACGAGCGAGCAACTTGAAGCACTGCACGACGATCGCATTCAGATTGGCTTTCTCTGTCCGCCCATCAATGATGCTGAACTCAGCGTGGAAACGGTTTTACAAGAATCGTTCGTGGCGGTCTTGCCAGAGGTACATCCGCTTGCGACTCAAACCCAACTGTCATTAGCATCACTTGCCGAGGAGTCCTTCATCTTATCTCCACGTCATCTAGGAAGCGGCTTTCATGATCAGATTATCCGGTTATGTCAGCAAGTAGGATTTATGCCCCAAGTCACTCAAGAAGCGATTCAGATGCAAACGATCCTTAGCTTAGTGGCAGCGGAATTAGGGGTTGCGCTTGTTCCAGCTTCGCTCCAGACTTTGCAACGAGCCGGGGTCGTCTACAAACCGCTTGAAGGCCAAACGCTCGATGTCGAGCTGGCAATGGTTTGGCGAAGTGCAAACTCTTCGCCCGTGCTTCACCAATTTCTAGCGCAATCAAGAGCCGTTACATAA
- a CDS encoding oxidoreductase, protein MNLDKNRVASKVWLITGCSTGFGRALAEAVLKQGDFLLATARKPEQLHALIKHYPETAKAIRLDVTASQDIQAAVDAAIATFGRIDVLVNNAGHGLIAALEEVSDDQIHQFFETNFFGALRLMRAVLPVMRQQGSGHIVNLSSTAGFVGFGGSSLYCGAKFALEGTSEALAREVESFGIRVTLIEPGAFRTDFNGRSLAAAEHSIDAYAGVSGASLQWFKKMDGQQTGNPTKAAQAIIQAVESPRPPMRLALGIDAMKLIQEKLEQVKTDLEAWQGVTVSTDYTDSSSEVIIGVAKL, encoded by the coding sequence ATGAACTTAGATAAAAATCGCGTCGCTTCTAAAGTTTGGTTAATTACCGGATGTTCAACAGGGTTCGGACGTGCCTTGGCAGAAGCGGTGTTGAAGCAGGGCGACTTCCTGCTGGCGACTGCTCGCAAACCAGAGCAACTTCACGCTTTGATTAAGCACTATCCAGAAACCGCAAAGGCGATTCGGCTGGATGTCACAGCATCTCAAGACATCCAAGCAGCAGTTGATGCCGCAATCGCTACCTTTGGTCGAATTGATGTGCTAGTCAACAATGCGGGTCATGGATTGATTGCCGCACTTGAAGAAGTTAGCGATGATCAGATTCACCAATTTTTTGAAACCAACTTCTTTGGGGCACTCCGTCTGATGCGAGCGGTCTTGCCTGTGATGCGTCAGCAAGGCAGCGGTCACATTGTGAATCTGTCCTCCACAGCAGGATTCGTCGGATTCGGTGGAAGCAGCCTCTACTGTGGTGCTAAATTTGCTCTGGAAGGTACGTCTGAAGCTCTAGCTAGAGAGGTTGAATCCTTTGGAATCAGAGTTACCTTAATTGAACCTGGAGCATTTCGCACCGATTTTAACGGACGTTCTCTGGCAGCAGCCGAACACTCCATTGATGCCTATGCTGGGGTAAGCGGTGCGTCATTGCAGTGGTTCAAGAAGATGGATGGTCAGCAAACTGGCAATCCAACGAAAGCGGCGCAAGCGATCATTCAAGCTGTGGAAAGTCCTCGTCCTCCAATGCGACTGGCATTAGGCATAGATGCCATGAAGCTGATTCAGGAGAAACTAGAGCAGGTGAAAACGGATTTGGAGGCTTGGCAGGGGGTAACTGTCAGTACTGATTACACAGATAGCAGCAGTGAGGTCATCATTGGTGTAGCTAAGCTCTGA
- a CDS encoding DMT family transporter produces MGGCLGTLYVWSTIFATPRIGVAFALGLTIVGQMIAALFLDHYGASAYPRSEAIDLTKYAASPTRIAGVVFVVLGVSLVAYAKR; encoded by the coding sequence ATGGGTGGGTGCTTGGGCACGTTGTACGTTTGGTCAACGATTTTCGCGACACCGAGAATTGGAGTGGCATTTGCATTAGGGTTAACGATTGTAGGTCAGATGATTGCGGCTCTGTTTCTCGATCATTACGGTGCGAGCGCGTACCCGCGTAGCGAAGCTATCGATCTGACGAAATATGCTGCCAGTCCAACTCGAATTGCCGGAGTCGTGTTCGTTGTCTTGGGCGTTTCCTTAGTTGCTTATGCGAAGCGATGA